A single genomic interval of Juglans regia cultivar Chandler chromosome 1, Walnut 2.0, whole genome shotgun sequence harbors:
- the LOC108992800 gene encoding transcription factor MYB118-like yields MEFDANFREDFPFLSNLFSDNNTPPKPELTDGFSLEPSASCKGNLFDDLHGHFDHFPLSGSNLNPYDHDGDHFNVEGSTSNPLSGIRECPCTDPCEAYTNAFLNDFTASLFASDSTNGNMQGLESSYLSFWDNPDQKNLVQPTTGGQSHIYLPLNIQEHDGPTNGRFADDISCITAENEYNRKLAVQKKIRKRAVHMRKASEVQKKPSIIKGQWTPQEDRLLLQLVDRFGTKKWSHIARMLNGRMGKQCRERWHNHLRPDIRKDAWSEEEDKILIEAHKEIGNKWAAIARRLPGRTENTIKNHWNATKRRQLSKKNRKDSDSNGSLLQSYIKSVTSASAPRIDKNINMLSASGKQMVSMMTKPRIDQLESSDHLNSADWAIPVYNDHNYYEAMGLLFDKNMLPETLGFMSMLEEMPCSSLVEESNIEYETPLETDNLVQGEAKKEMDLMELIYQGKL; encoded by the exons ATGGAGTTCGATGCAAACTTCAGAGaggattttccttttctttccaaCCTTTTCTCTGATAATAATACTCCCCCGAAACCAGAGTTGACAGATGGGTTTTCCTTAGAACCCTCAGCTTCCTGTAAGGGCAACTTGTTTGATGATCTTCACGGCCATTTTGATCACTTTCCCCTTAGCGGTTCTAATTTGAATCCTTACGACCATGATGGTGATCATTTCAACGTTGAGGGTTCTACCTCGAACCCCCTTTCTGGGATTCGAGAGTGTCCGTGTACGGATCCGTGTGAAGCTTATACAAATGCCTTTCTGAACGATTTCACTGCAAGCCTGTTTGCATCGGATAGTACAAATGGAAACATGCAGGGCTTGGAAAGTTCTTATCTGAGCTTTTGGGATAATCCTGATCAAAAAAATCTTGTTCAGCCTACGACAGGCGGCCAAAGTCATATTTATCTGCCGCTGAATATTCAAGAACATGATGGACCAACAAATGGTAGGTTTGCAGATGATATCTCATGCATAACCGCGGAAAATGAATATAATAGGAAATTAGCAGTTCAGAAGAAGATCAGGAAGCGAGCTGTGCACATGAGAAAGGCAAGCGAAGTTCAAAAGAAACCCAGCATAATCAAAGGCCAATGGACTCCTCAAGAAGACAG GCTGTTGCTGCAGTTGGTCGATCGGTTTGGAACAAAGAAATGGTCTCATATCGCTAGGATGCTGAATGGAAGGATGGGAAAGCAGTGTAGAGAAAGATGGCACAACCATCTGCGGCCAGACATTAGG AAAGATGCATGGAGCGAGGAAGAAGATAAGATACTAATTGAAGCCCACAAAGAAATAGGAAATAAATGGGCAGCAATTGCGAGGAGGCTGCCAGGAAGGACCGAGAACACTATCAAGAATCATTGGAATGCAACAAAAAGAAGGCAACTCTCCAAGAAGAATCGCAAGGACTCGGATTCGAATGGCTCCCTCCTGCAAAGCTACATAAAGAGCGTGACTTCAGCTTCAGCACCCAGAATCGATAAGAACATCAATATGCTCTCTGCATCGGGCAAACAAATGGTCAGTATGATGACCAAACCCCGAATTGATCAGCTCGAGAGCTCAGATCATCTCAACTCTGCCGACTGGGCAATTCCAGTTTATAACGATCATAATTATTACGAGGCTATGGGTTTGCTTTTTGACAAAAATATGCTTCCGGAAACTCTTGGCTTTATGTCCATGCTTGAAGAGATGCCTTGTAGTTCTTTGGTAGAAGAGAGCAACATTGAGTATGAGACGCCATTGGAGACAGATAATCTTGTGCAGGGTGAGGCAAAGAAGGAGATGGATTTGATGGAGTTGATATATCAGGGCAAACTGTGA
- the LOC108992767 gene encoding tRNA (adenine(58)-N(1))-methyltransferase catalytic subunit TRMT61A, giving the protein MLPVDPNKKLSFTRSICDGDLVIVYERHDNMKALKVCKDSVLQNRFGVFKHSDWIGKPFGTKVFSNKGGFIYLLAPTPELWTLVLSHRTQILYIADISLVIMYLEIVPGCLVLESGTGSGSLTTSLARAIAPTGHVYTFDFHEQRAASAREDFEKTGLSSLVTVGVRDIQGQGFPDELSGFADSVFLDLPQPWLAIPSAGKTLKPDGVLCSFSPCIEQVQRACDTLRSNFTDIRIFEVLLRTYEVREGKRDCGQADGGNLGSLPRKRRQRSSEGNSAHDNLSYPSVMARPCSEAKGHTGYLTFARLKCLS; this is encoded by the exons ATGTTGCCTGTGGATCCAAACAAAAAGTTATCTTTTACTCGTAGCATTTGTGATGGAGATTTGGTTATTGTCTATGAGAGGCATGACAACATGAAGGCTCTTAAAGTATGCAAGGATTCAGTGCTTCAGAACCGATTTGGTGTATTCAAACATTCAGACTGGATTGGAAAGCCCTTTGGAACCAAGGTTTTTAGCAACAAGGGTGGTTTTATTTACTTGTTAGCTCCAACTCCTGAATTGTGGACTCTGGTTCTAAGTCACAGGACCCAGATTCTCTATATTGCTGATATTAGCCTTGTCATCATGTACTTGGAAATAGTTCCTGGTTGTTTGGTTCTGGAATCTGGGACTGGAAGTGGATCGTTAACTACGTCACTTGCAAGGGCCATTGCTCCTACAGGGCATGTCTACACATTTGATTTTCATGAACAAAGGGCTGCCTCAGCCAG GGAGGATTTTGAGAAGACAGGACTTAGCAGTTTGGTCACTGTGGGAGTTAGAGACATTCAGGGTCAAGGATTTCCAGATGAACTTTCTGGGTTTGCTGATTCTGTCTTCCTGGACCTACCCCAACCGTGGCTGGCCATTCCTTCAGCTGGGAAAACGTTGAAACCAGATGGGGTTTTATGTTCCTTCTCCCCGTGTATTGAGCAAGTACAACGAGCCTGTGATACTCTTAGATCAAACTTCACAG ACATAAGGATATTTGAGGTGCTTCTTCGCACTTATGAAGTTCGAGAAGGAAAAAGGGATTGCGGCCAGGCTGATGGAGGTAACCTTGGGTCTCTTCCACGTAAGAGGCGGCAGCGTTCAAGTGAAGGAAACTCTGCGCATGACAATTTGAGTTATCCATCGGTCATGGCTAGGCCATGCAGTGAGGCAAAAGGGCACACTGGCTATTTGACATTTGCAAGACTCAAATGCCTCTCATGA